A region from the uncultured Macellibacteroides sp. genome encodes:
- a CDS encoding Mfa1 family fimbria major subunit (Members of this family are fimbrial shaft proteins (major subunit proteins), found in the Bacteriodetes. The family is named for Mfa1 from Porphyromonas gingivalis, and is related to but distinct from the family of FimA from the species.), whose protein sequence is MYKKYTKIKKAFLWTMAFLTGLIAVSCVSVIDETIFPGTNDSGSVFVSVTISNSHISTKATPSGGEYGDGEETGFGYENKISDLTVFFYQSGSGINALSDTPILASLYFTNITEASGFVVTDALAVKGLETGTTYHVAVAANAGDLTSLSTLGDVRNYLVNQAWKTGTTNSDFVMSSEADATITIQEINNTPLVPANVAVAVERIAARIDFLPKSADGSAGTAANQYVVKSGGTTVAKVTIDKIKILNKLTAGSFLFKRTANAAGASFGSVITYLGNETKDISGIQTNYVIDPWSFEKTIAHLSGGYFNKSNGGAGSDLATSLYANYSSDVLFTMNDAKPVKPSLAGEDFYVLDYTLENTTEKVSQVTGYTTGVMFEASYIPLKITSFNSSALSNEISDNSNAITFYSYNGESGNVLYNSLEALEYTSLKSPQPVSGNFFTKTFSTLNTWQDVADYSSRLKTNDILGFRLYLETKYSGKQLSATLSADEAASVSWQTFKTGFDTNTRLKLSALNVGYFEHGTCYYSYWIRHSNNNSSDSGIMEFGIVRNNVYKLKVNSISSLGKPAAINENPDTPDENGNINVDVFVRSWNLIAHPEIIL, encoded by the coding sequence ATGTACAAAAAATATACAAAAATAAAAAAGGCTTTTCTTTGGACAATGGCTTTCTTGACGGGGCTGATTGCTGTATCGTGCGTAAGTGTGATTGATGAAACGATATTTCCCGGAACGAATGATTCGGGAAGTGTATTTGTATCTGTTACCATAAGCAATAGCCATATTTCCACCAAAGCAACTCCTTCGGGGGGAGAGTACGGCGACGGAGAGGAAACCGGATTTGGTTACGAAAACAAGATTTCGGATCTGACTGTCTTCTTCTATCAATCTGGAAGTGGAATAAATGCCTTGTCTGATACGCCTATTTTAGCATCACTTTATTTTACAAATATTACAGAGGCTTCCGGTTTTGTTGTAACCGACGCACTGGCTGTAAAAGGACTTGAGACTGGAACAACTTACCACGTTGCCGTTGCTGCCAATGCGGGCGATTTAACTTCGCTTAGTACCTTGGGTGATGTGCGGAATTATCTGGTTAATCAGGCATGGAAGACAGGAACAACAAACTCGGACTTTGTAATGAGCTCTGAAGCTGACGCGACTATTACCATTCAGGAAATAAACAATACGCCTTTGGTGCCGGCCAATGTTGCGGTAGCTGTAGAACGTATAGCCGCGCGTATTGACTTTTTGCCCAAGTCTGCGGATGGTTCTGCGGGAACTGCCGCCAATCAATATGTCGTTAAATCGGGAGGTACTACCGTTGCAAAAGTTACCATCGACAAAATTAAAATACTAAATAAGCTAACAGCTGGTTCCTTCCTTTTTAAACGGACCGCCAATGCGGCAGGTGCTTCTTTTGGATCGGTTATTACTTACCTGGGTAACGAGACAAAAGATATTTCGGGTATTCAAACCAATTATGTGATTGACCCATGGAGTTTTGAGAAGACAATAGCCCATCTGTCGGGGGGATATTTTAATAAATCGAATGGAGGGGCCGGTTCGGATCTCGCCACTTCGTTGTATGCAAACTATTCGTCGGATGTTTTGTTTACAATGAACGACGCCAAACCTGTTAAACCGTCCCTGGCTGGAGAAGATTTTTATGTATTGGATTATACTTTGGAAAATACTACTGAAAAAGTAAGCCAGGTTACAGGTTATACAACCGGAGTAATGTTTGAGGCTTCGTATATTCCGCTTAAAATTACAAGTTTCAATTCATCGGCTTTATCTAACGAAATTTCTGATAATTCAAATGCCATTACATTTTATTCCTATAACGGAGAAAGCGGCAATGTGCTGTACAATTCGCTTGAAGCATTGGAATATACGTCACTTAAAAGTCCCCAGCCCGTTTCGGGTAATTTTTTCACCAAAACTTTCTCAACGTTAAATACATGGCAGGATGTGGCAGACTATTCCTCCAGGTTAAAAACAAACGATATTCTTGGATTCAGGCTGTACCTGGAAACAAAATATTCTGGAAAACAGCTGTCGGCAACTTTGAGTGCCGATGAGGCGGCATCTGTTTCCTGGCAAACGTTCAAGACGGGTTTTGATACAAATACCCGATTGAAACTAAGTGCATTAAATGTTGGTTATTTTGAACATGGCACTTGTTATTACTCATACTGGATAAGACATTCGAATAACAACAGCTCTGATTCCGGAATTATGGAATTTGGAATTGTACGTAATAATGTATATAAACTGAAGGTGAACTCCATTTCGTCTCTGGGTAAACCGGCTGCTATAAATGAAAACCCTGATACGCCAGATGAAAATGGGAATATAAATGTGGATGTTTTTGTGAGAAGCTGGAATCTGATTGCTCACCCCGAGATTATTCTTTGA
- a CDS encoding FimB/Mfa2 family fimbrial subunit → MNQRFYILTGRLVFVLLVLSGLFMSCSAIYDDRDDCPEGLRIHFKYDYNMKYANAFAKEVTKVNLYVFDETGRFVKQQSEEGDSLKNENYYMQLNLDPGKYQLIAWGGLDDQSFNAPVLTAGTSRLEDLKVALKEAQTSKTDLHFLFHGFNTSDSLLDFNGDYQQYMIPMVKNTNRIRIILQEISGEKVDADAYRFEIADDNSLMTYNNTVLSNGNTVYTPYTKGQSTVGDDPAVTVAYAEISTARLIAGHNTRLRVFRNADNTTVLDIPLIDYLMLTEMEGHKSAMTAQEYLDRQDEYSIVLFLNNLSWWNIKVIVNGWTVRLNEMGIQ, encoded by the coding sequence ATGAATCAACGATTTTATATACTAACAGGCAGACTTGTTTTTGTACTGCTCGTTTTATCAGGCCTGTTCATGTCCTGTTCTGCTATTTATGATGACCGGGATGATTGTCCTGAAGGGCTTCGCATCCATTTCAAATACGATTATAACATGAAGTATGCCAATGCTTTTGCCAAAGAGGTGACAAAAGTGAATCTTTATGTTTTTGATGAAACCGGACGGTTTGTAAAACAACAATCCGAGGAAGGTGATTCTCTGAAAAATGAAAATTATTATATGCAGCTTAACCTCGATCCCGGTAAGTATCAACTTATTGCCTGGGGAGGGCTGGATGATCAATCGTTTAACGCTCCGGTATTGACGGCCGGCACTTCTCGTTTGGAAGATTTAAAGGTGGCTTTAAAAGAGGCCCAAACTTCAAAAACGGACTTACACTTTTTATTCCATGGATTTAACACATCCGATTCTTTGCTGGATTTTAACGGCGATTACCAGCAATATATGATCCCGATGGTCAAAAATACCAATCGCATACGAATTATTTTACAAGAAATAAGTGGCGAAAAGGTAGATGCCGATGCATATCGTTTTGAAATAGCAGATGATAACAGTCTGATGACTTATAATAACACGGTACTATCCAATGGAAATACCGTTTATACACCCTATACAAAAGGACAGAGTACGGTTGGAGACGATCCGGCTGTTACGGTGGCATACGCCGAGATAAGTACTGCTCGTCTGATTGCCGGTCATAACACCCGCCTGCGGGTTTTTAGGAATGCGGATAATACCACCGTGCTTGATATTCCGCTTATCGACTACCTGATGCTTACCGAAATGGAAGGGCATAAGTCTGCGATGACTGCGCAGGAATACCTGGACAGGCAAGACGAATATTCAATCGTGCTATTTCTGAATAATCTTTCCTGGTGGAATATTAAAGTTATAGTAAACGGATGGACTGTACGCCTCAATGAAATGGGAATACAATAA
- a CDS encoding Mfa1 family fimbria major subunit (Members of this family are fimbrial shaft proteins (major subunit proteins), found in the Bacteriodetes. The family is named for Mfa1 from Porphyromonas gingivalis, and is related to but distinct from the family of FimA from the species.) produces MKIKLLFLTMSLCLGFASCTSDEQDLTAGAKDGAYLDIRVSVPSAGSVTKSSTNDDGTSTDGTQNATNAESKVSTLVVTAVGEDGRIKGVYDIAVLNIVAGGNQVTYETGSFQAEGLAVGDTYKIYVFANTTVANLSLVVGDLFDLNKAYAATDLAGALAYISTDNKFLMTNAEPVVDQLIPTTAADKGTPLAISIKVERTAARFDYKKAAAATSVAPGTSSAMGNDKYLLDGTVADGVAVQLTGYALMNVSKSFYYYKRVSADGTNTAATVGGSETSTNYVVSTNYAYKTNVPANIAAVNNYFFRVIGVPATGVAYQAMGGAVDYERLTYCTENTIPGIDNQLNAFTTAVVFKGELSFIGTTAPATGAKIYIYNNKYYKNWASLYSYLSAYSDLSATEDNNDVATLQNRGIKRYTPDSEGKYFAYYVYWNRHNDNGKNTEMGPMEFAVVRNNLYKLMINSIAKFGHPTDPVNPPVTPTDPDPDPLDPTDPDESKDVYMNVKVEVLPWVLRINSIDL; encoded by the coding sequence ATGAAAATTAAACTTTTATTTTTAACCATGTCGTTGTGTCTTGGATTTGCGTCCTGTACAAGCGACGAGCAAGATCTGACTGCCGGAGCCAAAGACGGGGCCTATCTTGACATTCGTGTATCTGTTCCTTCTGCCGGAAGTGTAACAAAAAGTTCTACAAATGATGACGGAACGTCTACGGATGGAACGCAAAACGCGACCAATGCAGAAAGCAAGGTCAGCACGTTGGTGGTAACTGCTGTTGGAGAAGACGGCAGAATCAAAGGAGTGTATGATATCGCTGTACTTAACATCGTTGCAGGAGGTAATCAGGTTACTTACGAAACCGGGTCTTTCCAGGCCGAAGGCCTTGCCGTTGGCGATACCTACAAAATTTATGTGTTTGCCAACACTACGGTTGCAAATTTGTCGCTCGTAGTTGGTGATTTGTTTGATCTAAACAAGGCTTACGCTGCGACAGATTTAGCCGGTGCGCTGGCCTATATTTCGACCGACAATAAGTTTTTGATGACAAACGCGGAACCGGTGGTTGACCAGCTTATCCCTACAACTGCAGCTGATAAGGGTACCCCTTTGGCTATAAGCATCAAAGTGGAACGTACAGCTGCCCGTTTCGACTACAAGAAAGCGGCTGCTGCCACTTCGGTAGCTCCGGGTACATCTTCGGCAATGGGTAACGACAAATATTTGCTTGATGGAACAGTGGCCGACGGGGTTGCCGTTCAGCTTACAGGATATGCCTTAATGAACGTGAGCAAGTCTTTCTATTATTATAAAAGAGTATCAGCCGATGGAACAAACACGGCTGCTACAGTGGGTGGCTCGGAAACAAGCACAAACTATGTGGTTTCTACAAATTATGCATACAAAACAAATGTGCCTGCAAATATTGCGGCGGTAAACAATTATTTCTTCAGAGTAATAGGTGTTCCGGCTACAGGAGTTGCCTACCAGGCAATGGGTGGAGCTGTCGATTATGAAAGACTGACTTATTGCACCGAGAATACTATTCCGGGTATCGATAATCAGCTAAATGCTTTTACCACAGCAGTGGTTTTTAAGGGTGAGCTTTCTTTTATAGGAACTACTGCTCCGGCTACGGGGGCTAAAATCTATATTTATAACAATAAGTATTATAAGAACTGGGCAAGTTTGTACAGCTACCTGAGTGCCTACTCCGACTTGAGTGCCACAGAAGATAACAACGATGTTGCCACACTTCAAAACAGGGGCATCAAAAGATATACTCCGGACTCGGAAGGCAAGTACTTTGCTTACTATGTTTATTGGAACCGCCACAACGATAATGGCAAGAATACGGAAATGGGCCCTATGGAATTTGCCGTAGTACGAAATAATCTGTATAAACTGATGATTAACAGCATTGCTAAGTTTGGCCATCCTACAGATCCTGTAAATCCGCCTGTAACTCCTACAGATCCGGATCCGGACCCACTGGATCCTACAGATCCTGATGAATCCAAAGATGTTTATATGAACGTGAAAGTGGAAGTGCTTCCATGGGTTCTGCGTATAAATTCGATTGATTTATAA
- a CDS encoding T9SS type A sorting domain-containing protein, whose product MKINKYLPNILCLFLFLTYSIQAQGQKTIQHKIGAYYTDYMDNGYGKSMQKTHTYRTTVYANTNTVTLNIPPQRGGAGTPQAYFRWYNYTTDGLSANVTPGVTYTNATNGRYYFDNSAIEGQRATFNYSTGGASIVACDVSAYKDYTNGSTTLIEPTLSYRCLFDIRPASEMANKLRNLAAGKYLEESVVYMPATLASTQENPRVCLEYERSNYFGYTTSSGTTISNGTFSVTGNVADPKNRSGRFLFVQPGAAGTSKEVTVTMTCGSVTYRIAKFTINFIADKAMTYENLTGANEKRSNNYLDKNYVLLSKLDFDYNTDPATAANNMWANPLPWDICSYGFSSEKLFNQSYRCFSNKVSQWNEYGFYKTANVALSGLASYTWYNGGFTVYDRRHFSTAGKQDGYFMYIDASDGPGVVARLALDKLCPGTKLLVSAGIASLTSNSSSNSYPDINFVFIGVDANGNETELNRYTSGDIPSTSSSPTPWYQAYYSFTYSSNIEYTSYLLQVENNCTSTSGGDYAIDDIRVYRSKPSVQANQITLPCGSEDPKVKIRVEYAKLLESLGQTEVTGASTGNLVELKYQFLDKDKSTIAYDYGTSSNYGRIKISTKFSDMLSTGEIPVATGESTVVAHTETEILDGISYRYIVFETPNNQSLIPNHTYYSVVADSYGVFGTDICSLISDPFVILPPYSITVDGSPWIEGGSMCFGNFMTIGAKLRDRNHSYQDIDCRFDWYMGPLSDFLAIPAGKTMSVRTALLRYRSVYDNPSVSQTELSATLSGVYTQEVKNLLEETISKGDLILNQKSIIKVIRENNQFLALPIIKTAELLDGTAIEDLCEEIVPINAFGSSDIPEIVLGNEKFKALRMGLAQFNDLKTNTTKTLTVPVYSFADADKTMNKDLVKITGNTSVLLVGTDDPSMIVNEHDPSIVVANIESLTATNGGASNNIKFKIVSPTFVPREGYTYSFEFHFNQVTGANEKAVCNGTGSFSIKIVPEYMTWTGIKGDNWNNDGNWVRSDKTELYKDVQNSDSYANYTSPWAHKGFVPMEFTKVIIPDRAAVNVYPWLYALSGSPLAMDNTNYSDNSGKLANSATADIEYDLAVYADGSNYNSKAFYGNTCAQIYFKPGAETRNTDVLSYSKAWIDFALSSNRWYMLASPLKDVVAGDMYLPTSGGKQETEAFQNITYSTSLNNRFKPAVYQRSWDKTGSIVYKKDGTSADVRLTTAVNWSYVYNKVEEAYMPGKGFSIKPDNSINGDGDVLFRLPKSDNQYSYYSYDNSLTGGNPTNITRTQPGKLQLIGNQFDVSISNAGVGNTIFLVGNPFMSTIDMAKFFDKNTGFEKKFWILTANGQAATVFDNSVQNATSVNGGSVYLAPLQSFFVKSTGSGNSTNVSFTPEMTASRQAVVTLKSGSSENVEHQLSISALRNGKSSSILIVQRNNADNGFKGNEDVEILMDSNLADAPTLYSIAGNQSVMINVMESQKTIPLGVYSENNDDVVLSFDGLESFGGSVVLYDAVLRKNIILDVANSKVTVPGNTQERYYLNLSLTTGVEETAKGEIIAYSPEKGKIVVAGSASDMLQHIQIYNVSGVLMMESTNINSVSTAFNLPDGMYFVRVQTNQLCETKKVYCR is encoded by the coding sequence ATGAAAATAAATAAATACCTGCCAAACATACTTTGTCTCTTTTTGTTTCTGACATATTCTATCCAGGCGCAGGGACAAAAGACTATTCAACACAAAATTGGTGCTTACTATACGGATTATATGGATAACGGCTATGGAAAAAGCATGCAGAAAACCCATACATACAGAACTACTGTTTATGCCAATACGAATACGGTAACATTAAATATTCCACCTCAAAGGGGGGGGGCCGGTACCCCTCAGGCTTATTTCAGGTGGTATAACTACACGACAGACGGATTGTCTGCCAATGTCACTCCCGGAGTAACTTATACTAACGCTACCAATGGTCGCTATTATTTTGATAACTCTGCAATAGAAGGTCAGAGGGCTACCTTCAATTACTCTACGGGTGGTGCATCCATAGTTGCTTGCGATGTGTCTGCTTACAAGGACTATACGAATGGCAGTACTACATTGATTGAGCCTACGCTGTCTTATCGTTGCCTATTCGATATAAGGCCGGCCTCCGAAATGGCTAATAAATTGAGAAATCTTGCTGCCGGAAAATACCTGGAAGAGAGCGTTGTTTACATGCCTGCGACATTAGCCAGTACCCAGGAAAATCCGAGGGTTTGTCTTGAATACGAACGGTCGAATTATTTCGGATATACTACCTCTTCCGGTACTACGATTTCCAACGGAACTTTTTCCGTTACGGGTAATGTGGCTGATCCCAAGAACCGCAGCGGACGTTTTCTTTTTGTTCAGCCCGGAGCAGCAGGCACGTCCAAAGAGGTAACCGTGACTATGACGTGCGGATCGGTGACTTACCGTATAGCAAAGTTTACAATCAATTTCATCGCGGACAAAGCAATGACTTACGAAAATCTGACGGGAGCCAACGAAAAGAGATCAAATAATTACCTGGATAAAAACTACGTGTTGTTAAGTAAACTGGATTTTGATTATAATACGGATCCGGCTACGGCGGCAAATAATATGTGGGCAAATCCCCTTCCCTGGGATATTTGTTCTTATGGGTTTTCTTCCGAAAAACTCTTTAACCAAAGTTACAGGTGTTTTTCCAATAAGGTGTCGCAATGGAATGAATATGGTTTTTATAAAACGGCTAACGTTGCTTTATCAGGTCTCGCCTCCTATACATGGTACAACGGTGGTTTTACGGTGTATGACCGGAGGCATTTTTCTACTGCCGGAAAACAGGATGGCTATTTTATGTATATTGATGCTTCCGACGGTCCGGGTGTAGTGGCCCGGCTTGCTCTGGACAAACTTTGTCCGGGAACAAAGCTACTGGTTTCGGCGGGTATTGCCAGTTTAACGTCTAATAGTTCCTCAAATTCTTATCCAGACATAAATTTTGTTTTTATCGGAGTCGATGCTAACGGAAACGAAACTGAATTGAACAGATATACATCGGGCGATATTCCCAGTACATCCTCTTCGCCAACGCCTTGGTATCAGGCGTATTATTCGTTTACTTACAGTTCAAACATAGAATATACATCTTATCTGTTGCAGGTTGAGAATAATTGTACAAGTACTTCGGGGGGGGATTACGCGATTGATGATATTCGGGTTTACCGAAGTAAACCCAGTGTACAGGCCAACCAAATAACCCTTCCTTGCGGTTCGGAAGACCCAAAAGTCAAGATCAGGGTCGAATATGCAAAGTTGCTAGAGTCGTTAGGTCAAACTGAAGTTACAGGAGCTTCGACAGGGAATTTAGTGGAATTAAAATACCAGTTTTTAGATAAAGACAAGTCAACCATTGCTTACGATTATGGTACCTCTTCCAACTATGGGCGAATAAAGATATCAACGAAGTTTTCTGATATGCTTTCTACGGGAGAAATTCCGGTTGCTACAGGAGAGTCAACTGTAGTGGCGCATACAGAGACTGAAATACTGGATGGTATTTCATATCGTTACATAGTATTTGAAACACCTAACAATCAGTCGTTGATTCCTAATCATACATATTATTCGGTTGTTGCCGATAGTTACGGGGTTTTTGGTACGGATATTTGTTCCCTGATCAGTGATCCGTTTGTAATCCTTCCCCCTTACTCCATTACTGTGGACGGAAGTCCCTGGATAGAAGGAGGCAGTATGTGTTTTGGAAATTTTATGACGATTGGGGCAAAGCTAAGAGACCGAAATCATTCCTATCAGGACATCGATTGTCGTTTTGATTGGTACATGGGACCTTTGTCTGATTTTCTGGCGATCCCTGCAGGTAAAACTATGTCTGTCCGGACCGCGCTGTTGAGATACAGGAGTGTGTACGACAATCCTTCCGTTTCGCAAACAGAATTATCTGCCACGTTGTCTGGAGTGTATACGCAGGAAGTGAAGAATTTACTTGAGGAGACGATAAGCAAAGGAGATTTAATTCTTAATCAAAAATCAATTATCAAGGTAATTAGGGAAAATAATCAATTTCTGGCTCTCCCTATTATTAAAACGGCCGAACTGCTTGATGGGACTGCTATTGAAGACCTGTGCGAAGAAATCGTACCTATCAATGCATTCGGATCGTCGGATATTCCTGAAATAGTTTTGGGGAATGAAAAATTTAAGGCGCTGAGGATGGGGCTGGCCCAGTTTAACGATTTAAAAACGAATACGACTAAGACGCTAACTGTGCCTGTATATAGTTTTGCCGATGCAGATAAAACAATGAATAAAGATTTAGTTAAAATAACAGGCAATACATCGGTTCTGCTTGTAGGGACCGACGATCCGTCTATGATTGTTAACGAGCACGATCCTTCTATTGTGGTTGCTAACATCGAGAGTCTGACTGCAACAAATGGAGGAGCCAGTAATAATATTAAATTTAAAATTGTTTCTCCCACTTTCGTTCCCCGTGAAGGATACACTTACTCCTTTGAATTCCATTTTAATCAGGTTACAGGGGCCAATGAGAAAGCTGTCTGTAATGGTACGGGAAGTTTTTCCATCAAAATAGTTCCGGAATATATGACCTGGACCGGTATAAAGGGTGATAACTGGAATAATGATGGAAACTGGGTTCGTTCAGACAAAACGGAGTTATACAAGGATGTGCAGAATTCGGATAGTTATGCAAACTATACGTCTCCCTGGGCGCATAAGGGTTTTGTTCCGATGGAATTTACCAAAGTGATCATACCGGACAGAGCCGCTGTAAATGTTTACCCTTGGCTTTATGCGTTGTCGGGTTCGCCTTTGGCAATGGACAATACCAACTATAGTGATAATTCAGGTAAGTTGGCTAACAGTGCTACTGCAGATATTGAATACGATCTGGCTGTTTATGCCGATGGATCCAACTACAACAGCAAGGCTTTTTACGGTAACACATGCGCTCAGATTTATTTCAAACCAGGTGCGGAAACGAGAAATACCGATGTGTTGAGTTACTCTAAAGCCTGGATCGATTTTGCTCTTTCCTCCAACAGATGGTATATGTTGGCATCTCCCCTGAAAGATGTGGTAGCAGGAGATATGTATCTGCCTACTTCAGGCGGAAAGCAGGAAACGGAAGCTTTTCAGAATATCACGTACAGCACCTCTTTAAATAATAGATTTAAGCCGGCTGTTTATCAGAGAAGCTGGGATAAAACTGGTTCTATCGTTTATAAAAAAGACGGAACTTCGGCAGATGTGAGGCTTACGACTGCAGTGAACTGGAGCTACGTGTATAATAAGGTGGAGGAAGCATATATGCCAGGCAAAGGCTTTTCCATCAAGCCGGATAATAGTATCAACGGTGATGGAGATGTCCTTTTCCGTTTGCCAAAGTCCGACAATCAGTATTCTTACTATTCGTACGACAATTCGCTAACAGGAGGAAATCCAACAAATATTACACGGACCCAACCAGGTAAATTGCAGCTTATAGGAAATCAGTTTGATGTTTCTATTTCTAATGCGGGAGTGGGGAATACGATCTTTCTGGTAGGAAATCCGTTTATGAGTACCATCGACATGGCCAAGTTTTTTGATAAAAACACGGGTTTTGAAAAGAAATTCTGGATTCTGACTGCCAACGGGCAGGCAGCTACAGTTTTTGATAATAGCGTACAAAATGCGACAAGCGTAAACGGAGGTAGTGTTTATTTGGCTCCCTTGCAGTCGTTTTTTGTGAAAAGCACGGGGTCAGGTAACTCGACAAATGTTTCCTTTACTCCGGAGATGACTGCCTCGAGGCAGGCTGTGGTTACGTTAAAATCAGGGTCTTCCGAAAACGTAGAGCATCAGCTTAGCATATCCGCCCTACGTAATGGCAAAAGCAGCAGTATCCTGATTGTTCAGCGAAATAATGCAGATAATGGATTTAAAGGAAATGAAGATGTGGAGATTCTAATGGACAGCAATCTTGCGGATGCACCTACTCTTTATTCCATTGCAGGAAACCAGTCGGTAATGATAAATGTTATGGAATCGCAAAAGACAATCCCTCTGGGAGTTTACAGCGAAAATAATGACGATGTTGTGTTGAGTTTCGACGGGTTGGAATCTTTTGGGGGATCTGTTGTTCTCTATGATGCGGTGCTGCGCAAGAACATAATACTGGATGTAGCAAATTCCAAAGTTACAGTGCCAGGTAATACTCAGGAGCGCTATTATTTGAATCTGTCGTTAACTACGGGGGTAGAGGAAACAGCAAAAGGAGAAATTATTGCTTATTCTCCTGAAAAAGGAAAGATCGTTGTAGCCGGTTCTGCCTCGGATATGTTGCAGCATATTCAAATATATAATGTTAGCGGAGTTTTAATGATGGAGTCAACTAATATAAATTCGGTGAGTACAGCGTTTAATCTTCCGGACGGTATGTACTTTGTTCGTGTTCAAACTAATCAACTTTGTGAAACAAAAAAAGTATATTGCCGGTAA
- a CDS encoding helix-turn-helix transcriptional regulator, whose protein sequence is MKEIIKTNVSDCETSKNLDFKEHQTCPFYTADQKNGYNHQFLEKDEETRIEKKGYNLIVFVLKGVLQLKTGHIIHKGTMYLWSEDENNIEGRAMEGTYLIILRFKDTKNLILDSMINEINGEEENDWEFTEEHICTELDLFLKLIDEYLNAQIYCQHLHDLKTEEFFRLLAIFYSKSQYTTFLVPLCKLNQKFRQQVINNYHISLSVTELAEKCHMSLRNFSRRFQEEFGTSPYKWMLEKKDKSILASLALSSINIQEIADEYGFSSLNHFSGYCKKRFNYPPLILHQELTTNQAEINNNPEDDTNFQDYCLHKIKL, encoded by the coding sequence ATGAAAGAAATTATAAAGACCAACGTATCAGACTGTGAAACCAGCAAAAACCTTGATTTTAAAGAACATCAGACATGTCCATTCTACACAGCCGATCAAAAAAACGGATATAACCATCAGTTTCTTGAAAAAGACGAAGAAACAAGAATAGAAAAAAAAGGTTACAACCTAATTGTATTTGTTCTGAAAGGAGTATTACAATTAAAAACCGGTCATATTATCCATAAAGGAACAATGTACCTGTGGTCGGAAGATGAAAATAATATAGAAGGACGTGCAATGGAAGGCACCTACCTTATCATACTAAGATTTAAAGATACTAAAAACCTTATCTTAGATAGTATGATTAATGAAATCAATGGAGAGGAAGAAAACGACTGGGAATTTACGGAAGAACACATCTGTACCGAACTGGATTTATTTCTGAAATTAATAGATGAATACCTGAATGCCCAAATATATTGTCAGCACCTTCACGATTTAAAAACAGAAGAATTCTTCAGGCTTTTAGCAATCTTCTACAGTAAAAGTCAATATACCACGTTTCTGGTTCCACTTTGTAAGTTAAATCAAAAATTCAGGCAGCAGGTAATAAACAATTACCACATTTCATTAAGCGTAACAGAATTGGCCGAAAAATGCCATATGTCGCTGCGAAACTTCTCCCGCAGGTTTCAGGAAGAGTTTGGAACCTCACCCTATAAATGGATGCTTGAAAAAAAAGACAAGAGTATCCTGGCAAGCCTTGCACTGAGTTCTATAAATATTCAGGAAATAGCTGACGAATACGGATTCTCATCTCTTAATCATTTTTCCGGGTATTGCAAAAAACGATTTAACTACCCGCCACTAATACTGCATCAGGAATTAACAACGAATCAGGCTGAAATAAACAATAATCCCGAAGATGATACTAATTTCCAGGATTATTGTTTACATAAGATCAAACTGTAG